The following are encoded together in the Vidua macroura isolate BioBank_ID:100142 chromosome 6, ASM2450914v1, whole genome shotgun sequence genome:
- the LOC128809044 gene encoding translation initiation factor IF-2-like, with protein MSGSSRTEPRRGPDPHRAQPEQERQRRARPQRPAQMGSSGPRRCSPARSAGPRAGAAPGAPGARTGGRRTRSPAPCPPGGGAEGAAASEGSRGRHGRSPRPARFQPRSSACSGKAPLSCRARHRHSRGSPRPQRDLPGAPAGPQPRAGCNRSRSRSGSAGLGRSDRPGAAPPSRGDACPDPCPSPAPVLRLQDPQPTRPGTPRRHRQDPDPNLQARVPFPPQPLERSAGSSPWSKSPHSAPSDISAASRDEHPPHKAERARIRRDLRARAGPAQV; from the coding sequence ATGAGCGGCTCGAGCAGAACCGAGCCCCGGCGGGGCCCCGACCCGCACCGGGCACAGCCGGAGCAggagcggcagcgccgggcTCGGCCCCAGCGCCCGGCCCAGATGGGCTCCTCCGGCCCGCGGCGATGCAGCCCCGCTCGTtccgcggggccgcgggcgggaGCCGCACCGGGGGCTCCGGGAGCGCGCACCGGGGGCCGCCGCACTCGCAGCCCCGCTCCGTGTCCGCCAGGGGGCGGCGCTGAGGGAGCGGCGGCCTCTGAGGGGTCCCGGGGCCGGCACGGGCGgtccccgcgccccgcccgctTCCAGCCGCGATCCAGCGCCTGCTCCGGGAAAGCGCCGCTCTCCTGCCGGGCCCGGCACCGGCACAGCCGCGGCTCCCCGCGGCCGCAGCGGGACCTGCCCGGAGCACCGGCGGGGCCCCAGCCCCGTGCCGGCTGCAACCGCAGTCGAAGCAggagcggcagcgccgggcTCGGCCGCAGCGACCGTCCCGGAGCGGCTCCTCCTTCCCGCGGCGATGCCTGTCCCGATCCCTGCCCCAGTCCCGCCCCGGTCTTGCGGCTCCAGGACCCGCAGCCCACTCGCCCCGGGACACCCAGAAGACACCGACAGGACCCGGACCCGAATCTCCAAGCCCGGGTCCCGTTTCCACCTCAGCCCCTCGAGCGTAGCgccgggagcagcccctggTCCAAATCTCCACACAGCGCTCCCAGCGACATCTCCGCCGCGTCCCGGGATGAGCATCCACCGCACAAAGCGGAGCGGGCGCGAATCCGCCGGGATTTACgggcgcgggcggggccggcTCAGGTGTGA